One Deltaproteobacteria bacterium DNA segment encodes these proteins:
- the cas3 gene encoding CRISPR-associated helicase Cas3': protein MEYTKFQKHVINKLKSGKSLLLIAPTGLGKTLAVTGDIQDSFCKMVYAVPLRSLGKGIQKEISTLKRDDKRISAVIHHGDIQESKLFGEEVVITTYDQVVCAVPGLPLSLPLRAGHAIAGALLMSRLILDETHLAWSISDKALSILLAIIDFRQKLGLQTIVLTATLPKEVATLISKRLKLELIIVGEGEVESDEGLILRENNRKVTISTLDLKNKGKGNDKKLDWQPLDDKLKNAKGKRIYFANTVERLQTTYDRLIASSTIKKADEIIVLHNRMPRSWRADAEQRSYDCFGKGSPDGDRILLTNQVAEAGLDISAPLVISDPAPVDTLVQRAGRCARWFRNSETKGEFVVITAPKTEIEEGKKGLALPYKAALVLDALQKKPNGQMTWQAEKEWVNQVWGGGSEKAMKSVEESLNEITFALNLFDRAAQEQKPGQIAGAFREILSVEVAVEEGDSVRIDDLAQRDLQIMLMQGQHPETSSISLGRAWALIRKSQGKCAVIRYNEHEDLVISPTDSVRLGDVLIVPSSVAYLHRTKGLCFGDTNEIKGVFRCSDWLAKKERSGEPIKKEYGKQQTLLEHTSGVMKGVYQRFTNDGMYRSTLKNILKSLEPEKNTETLANIVASLSMLAAGFHDLGKADKNWQAKAEEIEGKHFSELIGRTSKIEGRIGVPHTPPGYNAIVKAAELLIGNLDSAEYLIRSIALSAARHHSSFLNPSQVTHHFDPHPQTNEFIKAVLKAVSASETTIKQSDEILEAAKKSPAKEDVPLLLPNVDLFPVYAIVGRAILMADREDAAGVELEMWRTKQ, encoded by the coding sequence ATGGAATATACAAAATTTCAGAAACATGTAATCAACAAGTTAAAAAGTGGCAAGTCATTACTCCTTATCGCTCCAACAGGTTTAGGAAAGACTCTTGCAGTTACAGGGGACATACAGGATAGCTTTTGCAAGATGGTATATGCCGTTCCACTGAGGTCACTCGGCAAAGGCATTCAGAAAGAGATTTCGACCCTAAAAAGGGATGACAAAAGAATATCAGCCGTTATACATCACGGAGATATTCAGGAAAGCAAGTTGTTCGGTGAAGAAGTTGTTATCACAACATATGATCAGGTTGTTTGTGCTGTTCCTGGCTTGCCGCTCAGTCTTCCGCTCAGGGCGGGACATGCCATAGCAGGGGCATTACTTATGTCACGCCTGATCTTGGACGAAACACATTTGGCTTGGAGTATCTCTGATAAGGCATTGTCAATATTGCTTGCCATAATAGATTTCAGACAAAAACTTGGTTTGCAAACCATCGTCCTAACTGCAACTTTGCCAAAAGAAGTGGCAACTCTTATTTCCAAACGATTGAAACTGGAATTGATAATAGTTGGCGAAGGAGAGGTAGAGTCAGATGAAGGCTTGATACTCCGTGAAAATAATAGAAAAGTAACTATTTCAACCCTTGATTTAAAAAACAAAGGAAAGGGTAATGATAAGAAGCTCGACTGGCAACCGCTGGATGACAAATTAAAGAATGCTAAGGGTAAACGCATATACTTTGCCAATACAGTAGAACGACTACAAACAACTTACGACAGATTGATAGCATCCTCAACTATAAAAAAAGCCGACGAAATTATCGTCCTCCACAACCGAATGCCTCGTTCATGGAGAGCCGACGCAGAGCAGAGGTCGTACGATTGCTTTGGTAAGGGTTCACCCGATGGTGACCGGATTTTATTGACGAATCAGGTCGCAGAGGCAGGACTTGATATTTCCGCTCCATTAGTTATTTCTGATCCCGCTCCTGTGGATACACTGGTGCAAAGGGCTGGACGATGTGCCCGATGGTTCAGGAATAGTGAAACGAAAGGAGAATTTGTTGTTATTACTGCTCCCAAAACAGAAATTGAAGAAGGAAAGAAAGGATTAGCTCTTCCATACAAAGCTGCTTTGGTATTGGATGCTTTGCAAAAAAAACCAAATGGCCAAATGACTTGGCAGGCAGAAAAAGAATGGGTTAATCAAGTGTGGGGCGGCGGTTCAGAGAAAGCCATGAAATCGGTAGAGGAATCTCTTAATGAAATTACCTTTGCTTTAAATCTTTTTGACCGTGCAGCACAAGAGCAGAAGCCTGGCCAGATTGCAGGTGCATTCCGTGAGATTTTGTCCGTTGAAGTTGCTGTTGAAGAAGGGGATTCTGTTCGCATAGACGATTTGGCACAACGAGACTTGCAAATTATGCTAATGCAAGGTCAACATCCGGAGACATCTTCTATTTCTCTTGGTAGGGCATGGGCTTTAATCAGAAAATCGCAAGGTAAGTGTGCGGTAATCCGCTATAACGAACATGAAGACTTGGTTATTTCTCCGACTGATTCTGTAAGATTAGGTGATGTCTTGATTGTTCCTTCATCTGTAGCCTACCTTCACAGAACAAAAGGTCTCTGTTTTGGCGATACAAATGAAATTAAAGGCGTATTTAGGTGCAGTGATTGGCTGGCTAAGAAAGAAAGGTCAGGTGAACCTATTAAAAAAGAATATGGAAAGCAGCAAACCCTTTTGGAACACACATCAGGAGTAATGAAAGGAGTTTATCAGCGATTCACAAATGATGGTATGTACCGCTCCACGCTTAAGAACATTCTAAAATCCCTTGAACCCGAAAAAAATACAGAAACGCTTGCTAATATCGTTGCTTCTTTAAGTATGCTTGCTGCCGGTTTTCACGATTTAGGGAAAGCAGATAAAAATTGGCAAGCAAAAGCAGAAGAAATTGAAGGAAAACATTTCTCTGAACTTATAGGACGGACTTCAAAAATCGAAGGTCGAATAGGTGTTCCACATACGCCGCCTGGATATAATGCCATTGTAAAAGCTGCCGAATTGTTGATTGGTAATCTCGATTCAGCAGAATATTTAATTCGTTCGATTGCTCTTTCTGCTGCTCGCCACCATTCGAGTTTTTTAAATCCATCACAGGTAACTCATCATTTTGACCCGCATCCGCAAACTAATGAATTTATTAAAGCTGTCCTAAAAGCGGTTTCTGCTTCTGAAACAACAATAAAGCAATCTGATGAAATCCTCGAGGCAGCCAAAAAATCCCCAGCAAAAGAAGATGTGCCTCTGTTGTTACCTAATGTAGACCTTTTCCCTGTTTATGCCATTGTCGGGCGGGCAATTCTTATGGCTGACAGGGAAGATGCAGCAGGTGTGGAGTTAGAGATGTGGAGAACAAAACAATGA
- a CDS encoding DUF4258 domain-containing protein, translated as MNIKFTKHAKERAIQRGATKQEIENVLLAGIESLAKGNKKSKDMVFEYNREWLGKIYPQKKIKVIYVKERNDIIIITVKVFYGEWR; from the coding sequence ATGAATATTAAGTTTACAAAACACGCAAAAGAAAGAGCGATTCAAAGAGGAGCTACAAAGCAAGAAATTGAAAATGTTCTTTTAGCAGGTATTGAATCATTGGCAAAAGGAAATAAAAAATCAAAAGATATGGTTTTTGAGTATAATAGAGAATGGTTGGGCAAAATTTATCCACAAAAGAAAATAAAAGTGATATATGTTAAAGAAAGAAATGATATTATAATTATTACAGTAAAAGTATTTTATGGCGAATGGAGGTAG
- a CDS encoding DUF2283 domain-containing protein → MKITYDPKYDLLYLKMGEAKKVLCKEVNDDITVDMDAKGKLIGIEILSASQHVDLKMLLPVEIKKTAVR, encoded by the coding sequence ATGAAAATTACTTATGACCCTAAATATGATTTGCTCTATTTAAAAATGGGTGAAGCTAAAAAGGTTTTATGTAAAGAAGTTAACGATGATATAACCGTAGATATGGATGCTAAGGGAAAATTGATAGGCATTGAAATCCTTTCAGCATCGCAACATGTTGATCTAAAAATGCTGTTGCCGGTAGAAATCAAGAAAACAGCAGTGAGATGA
- the cas4 gene encoding CRISPR-associated protein Cas4, with product MDISIPFSHLQITGTEFNYFFICHRKLWLFAHDIQMEQESDNVYLGNLIHEHSYPREKKEIMIDGVIRIDFLDDGAVHEVKKSDKMEESHIWQVLYYIYCLRQKGVDIRNGVINYPKQKRTTSVELTPENEIEITHTLVKIKEVESMPQPPEILNTRLCKKCGYEDFCYS from the coding sequence ATGGATATTTCGATCCCTTTTTCGCACCTACAGATCACCGGTACGGAATTCAATTACTTCTTCATCTGTCATCGCAAGCTGTGGCTGTTTGCACATGATATACAGATGGAGCAGGAGTCCGACAATGTGTACCTTGGCAATTTGATCCATGAACATTCGTATCCAAGAGAGAAAAAAGAGATTATGATAGACGGCGTAATCAGGATTGATTTCCTTGATGATGGAGCTGTGCATGAGGTGAAGAAATCTGATAAAATGGAAGAATCTCATATATGGCAGGTGTTATATTACATTTATTGTCTCAGGCAAAAGGGTGTGGATATACGGAATGGAGTTATCAACTATCCCAAACAGAAACGTACCACGTCGGTAGAACTGACACCTGAAAATGAAATTGAAATTACTCATACGCTCGTAAAAATAAAAGAAGTAGAGTCAATGCCACAACCTCCGGAGATTTTAAATACAAGGCTCTGTAAAAAGTGCGGCTATGAAGATTTCTGCTATTCCTAA